One Streptomyces sp. RPA4-2 genomic window carries:
- a CDS encoding DUF397 domain-containing protein, protein MDHDVCDVDDVYNGMAATELTGAAWQKSRHSNSQGSCVEFARLPGGDVAVRNSRFPEGPALVYTRAEIEAMLLGIKDGEFDHLIAG, encoded by the coding sequence GTGGACCACGACGTGTGCGACGTGGATGACGTGTACAACGGCATGGCTGCGACAGAGCTGACCGGGGCGGCCTGGCAGAAGAGCAGGCACAGCAACTCGCAAGGGTCCTGCGTGGAGTTCGCGAGGCTGCCGGGCGGTGACGTGGCCGTGCGGAACTCGCGGTTCCCCGAGGGGCCGGCGCTCGTCTACACCCGCGCCGAGATCGAGGCGATGCTCCTGGGCATCAAGGACGGCGAGTTCGACCACCTGATCGCGGGCTGA
- a CDS encoding ATP-binding protein, whose amino-acid sequence MGTNGSTMLEPLRQGLPPLDPAAVSSAASCALPPRYEAVREARQFTRRTLDQWDIGDRFDDVCLVVSELVTNALRHALPSDTPRADDQGAPVRLHLMRWTSRLVCAVRDPSHDSPVAGDSDDFSAESGRGLFLVDSFADSWGWHPLAGTLSGKVVWALFRLPPHAPATAAPAPAE is encoded by the coding sequence ATGGGGACGAATGGATCGACCATGCTCGAGCCCTTACGGCAGGGACTTCCGCCGCTCGATCCCGCGGCCGTGTCCAGCGCCGCTTCCTGCGCCCTGCCCCCACGCTACGAAGCGGTGCGCGAGGCCCGGCAGTTCACGCGCAGAACACTGGACCAGTGGGACATAGGCGACCGCTTCGACGACGTGTGCCTGGTGGTCTCCGAACTCGTGACGAACGCGCTGCGGCACGCTCTGCCCTCGGACACACCCCGCGCGGACGACCAGGGCGCGCCCGTGCGGCTGCACTTGATGCGGTGGACCTCACGTCTGGTGTGCGCGGTGCGCGACCCGAGTCACGACAGTCCCGTGGCCGGCGACTCGGACGACTTCTCGGCGGAGTCGGGCCGGGGCCTGTTCCTGGTCGACTCGTTCGCCGACAGCTGGGGCTGGCACCCGCTCGCGGGCACCCTCAGCGGCAAGGTCGTGTGGGCGCTGTTCCGGCTCCCGCCGCACGCCCCCGCCACGGCGGCACCGGCCCCGGCCGAATGA